Proteins found in one Plasmodium malariae genome assembly, chromosome: 13 genomic segment:
- the PmUG01_13067200 gene encoding uncharacterized protein: protein MVLNSKVTDFSRINSGISSNKKINLNNSSGIKVRRLLHGHIYNDYEYSEFNLNDNFQKNYQNSYDSLRSRYNFDSSNDSLKSSRIFAGSNDSLYSVDYPDETNRELKEKPIQTKSYKLERKDKSSGISNYLKKLDTKYETILEKLLGFEHIEINKFTDKPVENKKELALKVFTPILLFLIISIIIMTKLIWHLPIKRHIYHFRIYSIVLSINFLFYF, encoded by the exons ATG GTTTTAAATTCTAAAGTGACCGACTTCAGTAGg ATTAACTCTGGAATATCAAGCAACAAAAAAATCAACTTAAATAATTCATCAGGTATAAAGGTAAGAAGATTATTACAtgggcatatatataatgattatGAATATTCAGAGTTTAATTTAAACGATAATTTTCAGAAAAACTATCAAAACTCATATGATTCATTAAGGTCTAGATATAATTTTGATAGTTCCAATGATTCATTAAAATCTAGCCGTATTTTTGCTGGTTCAAATGATTCATTATACTCTGTTGATTACCCTGATGAGACAAATAgagaattaaaagaaaaaccGATTCAAACGAAAAGTTATAAGTTAGAAAGAAAAGATAAGTCATCTGGGATATCTAATTATTTGAAGAAACTAGATACAAAATATGAAACAATATTGGAAAAACTATTAGGATTTGAACATATAgagataaataaatttactgATAAACCTGtagaaaataagaaagaatTAGCTCTTAAGGTTTTTACtccaattttattattcctcattataagtattattattatgaccAAACTTATATGGCATCTTCCTATAAAAAGACATATATATCACTTTAGGATCTATAGCATTGTTCTCAgtatcaattttttattttatttttaa
- the PmUG01_13067400 gene encoding fam-l protein, translated as MKKSIMIFSFIKIVVLNFLTWIPHLSNHVITFNKYLGKKYTPAIKLDDRIYRLLAKYKKDKDSKVVMLRDDISNNGMDKKKGISNTEKECTEKKKELYRGSLNNYDGQKQDMNNKCSKFVTKKYSHLEKKIFKELDFVDFLKSNKNISDKTYKKIMRKKFSLRLGSPLLLFLLLSTVLIVDISLCYSSKGNGFWELSGLKATLSTWETKLTPYFGSLFTATGTSKTVLGALFNIVLYVIPFLILGVTLIMYVFYYHKKAKKYEKIKFSKK; from the exons atgaaaaaaagcattatgattttctcatttattaaaattgttgtACTTAACTTTTTAACGTGGATACCCCATTTAAGTAATCATGTG ATTACGTTTAACAAATACCTAGGCAAAAAGTACACGCCTGCTATAAAATTAGACGACAGAATATATCGAttactagcaaaatataaaaaagataaggaTTCAAAAGTTGTAATGTTAAGAGAtgatatatcaaataatgGAATGGACAAAAAAAAGGGTATATCTAATACTGAAAAGGAGTGcacagaaaaaaagaaagaattatatagAGGTTCactaaataattatgatggACAAAAACAAGATATGAACAATAAATGTTCTAAATTTGtgacaaaaaaatacagtcatcttgaaaaaaaaatattcaaagagcTGGATTTTGtagattttcttaaaagCAACAAGAATATTAGTGATAAGACTTACAAGAAAATAATGCGTAAAAAATTCTCATTACGATTAGGATCacctttattattgtttttgttGTTATCAACTGTACTCATAGTAGATATATCTCTGTGTTATTCATCTAAAGGAAATGGATTTTGGGAATTATCAGGATTGAAGGCGACTTTAAGTACCTGGGAGACAAAGTTGACGCCATATTTTGGTTCGTTGTTTACTGCTACAGGTACATCTAAAACTGTATTAGGagcattatttaatattgtattatatgttataccctttttaatattaggtGTTACACTTATAATGTACGttttttattaccataaaaaagctaaaaaatatgaaaaaattaagttcagtaaaaagtga